The stretch of DNA ACAAAATAAACCAAGCAATAAACAGAGTGGTTACATTCGCCGATCGAATTAACTACTAGTAACAACAAAGCTAACATAAGCTAAGCTATAGGCAGGCAGCCGGTGACCGTGATACGCTAATCACTGGTAGTCTCGCCCTCATCACATGCTAATCAACTTTGCGATGGCGACTTGTTCCTGCACGCAGGTCCTGGGGCAATGACGCTGCTGGATGATTAACTGGCTCGATGGATTTTGGCATGGCGCACGCGGGCGGTGCTAAAGAattcgccgtcgccgtcgagccTCGTGTCTCTGCTCCTGTTTCTTGCTGGTTTCAGCTTGCTCCTTTTCAATTCAGCAGGTTTCAGAGCCAGAGGCTGTTCAGAAACAGAATGCTCCCAGCAGGACGTATCCGAAGGAGCAGCAGGCTTTCCGGGAGGAAAACAACGGGGATGAAATCGGGGTTGGTTGGGGGAGCTCGATCCCTTTGCCGTGCCCATCTGGAGCATCCACCTGCGCACTGGCCATCCTCAGCTCGTGCGTGCATGTGTCTCGGAGGCTCGCGGTTCGTGCCGTCGCGTCGATGCGAGTGCCATCGCAGAACAACGACGTGTGCGTGGTCTCGGACACTTGCCACTTGTCGGTACAGGTGTGTCGGCGGAAGCGAGCATGAGTAAAGCTGCCGTTGCCCAGCTTTTGCCCTGCAGTCTGCAGATGCTCGCTCTCTACCAAACAAGCCGGATTTGGCATCTCCATGCTATATACCTGTACATAACATAACATTGTCGGATGAGAATGGTATAATCAGAAACAAGCACGGCGCTTTCTGTACTTTTTATCGCAACAAAATGCTAGAAATGCTGTtggcagaaaaaaaaaatacagAGGCCGGCAGATGGGCCTTAGGGAGTAACGCCCGCCCCGACCGAGACCGAGCCCGAGAAAATTCCACAGCTTAGGATTCGGGCGGGCCCCGAACCACATCCCAGGCCGCGCGCCGCAGCCCGCAGGGCGCCCGCGCGGGTGGGGTGGAGGATGGGTCGGGTCGATCGGGCTTCAGTTCTTTCTCGGGCCTCTTATCTATTATGGGCCCGCTATCCTCCTCCGTTTGCGTTGCGTTCTGTGGTGGCGTGGGCTCTGGGCCACTTTGCAGCCTGTCTCCTTGTTTgctgcacccccccccccccctctcgcTGATTCCTACCATCCATggcgcgctgccccggccggcGCCGGACTCGAGCCAGCAGACTGCGAGCCCGCCGGCGCTCTCGTACCGCCTGTTCGGCCTACGCGCAGCAGCCGCCGCGCGTCCATATGCCTCGGCTTCTCTTGCCCCAGCTCCGCGCGGCGCGCCAAGAAGGACGCGCGAGAACCTCCGTGCTCCCACAGGCTCCACGCCGGCGTCGGAGACCTACCCGCCGCTGCACGGACAGCGGCAGCGCTGAAGGCGCCAGTGGATAGCTGGTGCTCGCCAGTGGCCATCCAGCAAAAGAAACGCCGTCTTCCTCGCAGTCTGAAACTCTGAATCGGACCCAGCCAAGCAAAGCAATTACTCTGCCCAATAAATCTCTGTCTATTAAGATAACACTCGCTGCACATACATGTGAGCTAGCTCATGAATATTTAAAAGATTCTTGGATCTGTGAACGAGTGGAATAATCCTGGAAGGTGCTGCAGATGGCCAGAGCAGGTACTGATGGATCATGAACTGACAGCACCAGAGCAGAGAACTTCGTTCATCGTGATTAACTGCTAAAACACCACTGCCTTCAACTTCAAGCAGATATTAATGGCAACTTTGTTGCCATTAGGGTTAGGGCTCAGTTTAATGGAAGGTTGGGTCATCCCGCACACGCACGATGTATGCTGTGGCTTTTCTTCTCCGGAGTGAGCCAACAGAGATTATATATGCTCCACATCATGATCTATTCGATCTCGTCAGCAAAGAACGGCGACGGAAATCAGCATATATTCCTGTCTGTATTCGTTTCCTTCTGCTGCTCGCCGTATGATTGGAGGGACTTTCGCACACTTGAAACTTCTCGTGCAATACTGAACTTCTCATCACGAAGTCCGAGCATTTTATTATACACGCTAGCTGTTCAGTTGTTTCAAGCAACCAAGAAGACAAAGCTCACATACACGACCAGTTGGAAAGCTACTTAATTCCTAGACAAAACATAGTTCATCTCGATGCAAACCTGTCTCTACGTGCGAAGAACACCGGTTTACGCCGATGATTGCATCCCAAGTTCTCAACTCTGAAGTGTGCTGCTATGTGGTTTTAGACAGTTTCTGTACGCGCATAATTGATCCCTGATGAGGCGAGCAAACAAGTTTTCATAACTGCAACTTGCTGTTTCTGTGCTTGTGGTATGATTGCTTCGGCAGCCAAGAACACATCACGCACGGATTAAATACACCTGGTGTCACTGCTTGCTGACTTGGAAAGCAAAGAAAACAGCTGCAGTTCTCCACATACATACACTACTGTACATGCATATTCTACACACTTGCAGGAGTTGCACTGGAATTTTGCTTCCTGTAACCAGTTGTTTTTAATTAGCAGGAGGTGATTGCACACATGATAACCACCATCTAAACTATATTCCAGGCCTCAAGATTCGCTGCACGCAGTAGCTCTCTCGACTCTCCTAATAGGAGATGACACAGAGAGCTACACGAGGAATCCTTTTTCCAACTAGTGTAAATCTGTTTGACAAAAGCTGAGCTCTGAGCTCACAGTACTGTTCTTGCATTAGAAAATTATTAGGGGCACTTTGCATTTTGTTAACATATGTGCTCATCTTACCCCACCAGGCATAACATATATAGAtatttcaaccatttcacaGCTAATATAAAAATGAAGATGATGAAACAAAACAAGTATCAGAACAAGGTTCAACTAATAATACTACTGTAGTTTTTTTTGAGTACAAGCAATAGCACTGTCAACTTTCACTGCTCATCAATACTTCATGCATCATGTACATGAGTATCTAAGTGGAAAATAGGATTATTATTTCATCATATATAATTGCACTACGATTGCATTATTAGTTGATATAACACTTTTAAAATTGCCATCCCAGTAGAAAAAACAACATATTTAAAATCTGAAAAGAAAAGCACTAGACATAATTCACAATGTCGACATTGTATTGCTGAATAGCGTCAGCGAGCTGGGTGAACCATGAATCTCAACGCATCAAGGGCCAAATACAAGTTGGGCCCATGCAGTTTCTTCTGTTACGGTCCTAGTCACCACATCAGGTGCTCTAGTATTGACACCACGAATAATAAGGTAAATCTAGAGAAGCTACAGATTTGTCACACAGCTGCTGCTAAGTGACCTAAGTGCAGGTGAGATCACCTGAGGAACCCAAATAGTTATAAAAAAATTGTCTACATTGCAGTCGGGTACGTTGTCACCACAAGCACACAACCTTCATTCAGTCTTCTATTGTCTGCAATGCTTTTGGACAAAAATGTGTGTATGCATTGTTGGTGATGGTTCTTGTTAGGCATTCGTATCTGATTTTTATTTGATTGCATTGGTGAAAGAGAATAGTTATAAGAAGTTTGGATGTGTGTCTTAAGTATATTCTTAGCCTGGTTGCTCAAATGTAGTGAATGGAGAGCATTTCAATTTCAGGAGTTCATCCTGAAGTTTGCTATGGTAAAAGACAAGCATTCAGGATGCAACTATTAGTGGAAATAAATGTACTCAAATACGTTAGCTTAAGATAAGGGGAACCAGATCATGATATACAGAAGTTTGAGTTACTGGGGCAGGTTATTAGTATATCCGTCATATTCATACTACCTATTTTCTAGAGGAAACATAGGTCAACTTTCTTAACAGTCATAATCACAGAATATACAGAGAGAATAATACTAGTCTGGCAAGAGCAAATGGAAGACCTTTAATTCCGACGTAAGTATCGCAGATTCAACTCATGTGTTATGTCACCCAAGATACTAAAAGGGGCAACTTGACATTGAGTCAGGATTACCAACTGAAGAAAGCCACAAGCTCTATATATATCTTTCTAAGATTAAATAATTACATCAAAGCCATTTGACCAAAGGGTTTTTTATCCATAATAACATGAAACCCAAGGTAACTCAGCTATCTTTGGTAGCAATTAGGCCTCCAAATTAACCACCAAAGCAGCACAGCGTCTCAAAGACACCCCCAAAACCTTCCATGCATGATCCATGCATGCATTAGGCACCTCTACTAGTGCTACAAAATGTGGATTTCTCCACATAAAAGAAAGTGAGAAAATGAAGGtcccaaaaaagaaaaaaagaagttgGGAAGTAGTAGAAGAATCGTGGAGCTTGGTGGTATCTAGTAGCCAAGGCAGTCCACGGCCATGGTCCCGGTGTCCAGGAACTGATGGAACGTGATCCCTGCGGTGGCATTGTGGCCGCACTCCGCCTCCGCGTCGCAGCCGTCGTCACAGGGCGGGTGGTTGAGGTCGAGCCAGAGCCCGCGCTTGACGCTGTCGTCGTGGATGATGCTGACGTCGGGCTTCTTGTCCACGACGatcgtcgtcgccggcggcaTGCCGCCCGTCATGGCGCGGTGGCGCCTCATGTGCCCGCCGAGGGCCTGGCCGATGGCGAACTCGAGGCCGCAGATGGAGCAGCCGTGCAGCTTGGGCTTGGCGAGCGAggggtcgccgtcgccgtccagCCGCGGCTTCTTGTGGCTGGCGCGGTGGCCGCCAAGCGCCTGGAACGACGGGAACGTGCGGTTGCACGTCTTGCAGACGAACACCCGTTCCGGTGCGCGGTCACCGCGCCCGGCGACCGGCAGCAGCGGCAGCGCCGGCTCCTGGCCGTGCGACATGAGCATCAGCACGCGTGCCATCTCGCCCTCCTGGACCGCAAACCTCTTCATCAATGCTTACGCTTGTCAGCTAGTTCTTGCCGATGAATTAGCTGCTTGATCTCGATCGGAAGCTAAGATATCTGAATGAGGAAGAAGCGCATCAAGGAGCAGGTGTATTTATAGGCAGGGTTAGAAATGCGAGACTTAAACAAATTGATCAATGGTAGCAGTTAATCGGTTCTATTAGGCTCAAGGATTATAATAAATCACAAGTGGCCTTCAGAGTAGACGAAGAAACAGTTGGCTTTTGCCTACTACTGACACAGAGTTCTTTTACGCTGAATTGCTGATTTGCAGTGCTGACAGCAGATCAGCTGCAGTAGTGGCGATGATTGGGCACAGGGGCAGCTGCAAACGGCGTCGAGTTTCGCCGAGTCGACGCCGTTCCTTGGCAGTTTGGATGCAGCGGCACGATTGATGCGTAGTGTAAAGATAATGCATGTGTGCGTTGGGCTGAGTTGAAGGGACGGAAACTTCGGCTGTGGAATCAGCGTTCAGAACAGGATTGATTCACCCACTCGCCTGCGTGTTGACTTTTGCAGTTCATGAGGGCTTGTAGATTCTGGTCAACGGTTCCTTCTCTGGAAACCTGTCTTGTTCTCTAGAAACTTAAATCCTTTTTTTTAGCAGCGTTACGATCTTTGTTAAGGTGCATAAGATAGTCGACAACAAAGCTTCACTGAAATGGGGTAAACTATCAACAAGGAAACTTCAGTTCAGATTTCAGAGATGgttgttttcttcttatttcTGAAGGTGGTTTGCTTACGCCCCTGTTGAGACATTCTAGGCTTCTAGATGCCTAGAGTGCAGAACTTAAAGCCCTTGCTTGATCTCAGTTCAAATCATTGAAAAATGGCATGAATCTTTATGCCAACTAGGAAG from Panicum hallii strain FIL2 chromosome 3, PHallii_v3.1, whole genome shotgun sequence encodes:
- the LOC112887195 gene encoding zinc finger protein ZAT12-like; protein product: MKRFAVQEGEMARVLMLMSHGQEPALPLLPVAGRGDRAPERVFVCKTCNRTFPSFQALGGHRASHKKPRLDGDGDPSLAKPKLHGCSICGLEFAIGQALGGHMRRHRAMTGGMPPATTIVVDKKPDVSIIHDDSVKRGLWLDLNHPPCDDGCDAEAECGHNATAGITFHQFLDTGTMAVDCLGY